The DNA region GCGATGCCTGCGCCGACCCCACCCGGGTGGCGCACATTATCGAAAGTCTGCGCCCGCTGCATCCGGCCGAGCGCATCGCGGATTGGCTGCGCCTGGTCGAGGCGCGGGACTGGACCGGCCTGTCGCTGGGACTGATGCGCGACCATTACGATCCGCGCTATGACAAGCACCGCGCCCGGCACGACGACGGTCGCAGCCGGGTGGTGGCGTTGCAGCGGCTGGACGATCTGGACGCGGCGACGGCCCGGGTCGAGGCGGCGCTGGCCGGGCTCAATCGGTGAGGGCATCGCCTGCCGGCGCGGTCGGCGGCCTCCGGCGGGGATATTTGCACACAAAAGAAGCTCAGGCGCCGAGAAGGCGGCGCAGGATGCGTTCCAGTTTGGCCGCGCCCAGGGGCGCCATCGCCTTGGTGTGGTCGTGGCTGATCGCTTCGTCCGAGAGCCCGGCGCCCATGTTGGTGATGACCGAGATGGCGGCGCAGTCGAGGCCGAGGAAGCGCGCCAGGATGATTTCCGGCACGGTGGACATGCCGACGGCATCGGCGCCCAAGGTGCGGGCGGCGCGGATCTCGGCCGGGGTTTCGAAGCTGGGGCCCGAGAACCAGCAATAGACGCCTTCGGGCAGGGCGAGCCCCTCGGCGGCCGCGGCGGCTTGCAGGGCGGCGCGCAGGCCCGGGTCGTGGGCGGCGGTCATGGGGACGAAGCGGGCGTCGCTCGGCTCGCCGATCAGCGGGTTGGTGCC from Paracoccus aminovorans includes:
- a CDS encoding purine-nucleoside phosphorylase — protein: MSKSAELAALIRARAGVEPPEYGLVLGSGLGHLASAVQGTAIPYSDLPGFPHAGVSGHVPQLVIGRLERRRVAVFGGRAHYYESGRADAMRLPLEVLKALGCRRLILTNAAGSLRPDLPPGALMLLSDHINFSGTNPLIGEPSDARFVPMTAAHDPGLRAALQAAAAAEGLALPEGVYCWFSGPSFETPAEIRAARTLGADAVGMSTVPEIILARFLGLDCAAISVITNMGAGLSDEAISHDHTKAMAPLGAAKLERILRRLLGA